Below is a genomic region from Desulfobacter sp..
TCGCAACCAAGCTGCTCGAAGCCTCTAAAGATGAGACAATTTCCTTAGAATCGGTTTCAAAAATCCTTGAAACCGATCCGGGCATTTCTGCCAGGGTTCTGGAAATTGTCAACTCGGCCATGTACGGCCTTGCCAGGAAAATCACCACCCTTTCCGAAGCTGTGGTGCTCTTGGGCCTGGATGAAATTAAAAAACTGGCCCTGGGGATGACCATCTTTGAAAACATGTTCAAAAAAGACCAGGCCGGCCGGTTTGACCGTCTTTTGTTCTGGCGCCACAGCCTTGCCGTTGCCGTTCTGAGTATGGAAATTGCCAATGAAATCGGGTATGATGATCCGGAAGAAGCCTACATTGCAGGGCTTCTCCATGATGTGGGCAAAATTTTTCTCGATATCCAGGGCAAAGAAAATTACGGGCAGTTCATTCAGGATCTCTCAGTTACCACCGACCTTGTGATTGAAAAAGAGAGAAGCACCATCGGCCTTGGCCACGATGATGTGGGCGCCTACTTCTGCCTTGAGTGGAAACTTCCTGAAAAATTAATCCTGGCCGTAAAATACCACCACCAGCCCTTTGATCACCTGGATCTGTCCCAGGATGAAAAAGCATTGATCTCCATTGTGGCCATGGCCAATTTTCTCTGCTGGACCCAGGGCATCGGATCCTTTGATTTCATCCGCCCCCCCATCCTTGCCCCGGAAATTGAACAGATTATTGACCCGGACCAGGTGGACATCATCAAATGCATCCTTGAAATGAACAAAGAAGTGGAAAAGATTTCAGCCTTTTACCAGTTTGCATTCCCCTCTGTAAGCCAGCTTCAGGAAAACCTGCTCTGGGCCAACCTGAAACTTTCCAAGGCAAACACAAGGTACTATTACCAGGAAGACCCCCTGGCTGCCATCCAGGAAAGCCCGTCCACAGGGTCATCGCATGTAACTTTTATTAAGATTCGTCCTTACCCGGCTGGAATAGGTGAGGGGGATTCCGTTAAATCTTAAGCGGTCGTCCTGACCGCTTAAGAAGCGGAAATGATCGGACCTATGCCGTCCTGGCGGGCCGCTCATTTACGCCACTCCACCCCCTTCACCCTATCCCAGCCTGGCTCTCCTGGCTTGTTATAGTATATGAGCATCGAACAAAATTTTCCTAGACATCGCTGCACAGATACGATATATATGGCAATAAACACAAGGAGTTGCCAATGAACGAAAAAAAATCTCTTGAAACTTTTTTTGACAATATTCAGGACCCCAGACACCACAATAAGCTTCATAATTTAATTGATGTCGTCATCATCGCAATTTGTGCGGTAGTTGCTGGCGCAGACACTTATGAGCAAATTGAAAACTTTGGCAAAAAGAGAAA
It encodes:
- a CDS encoding HDOD domain-containing protein, whose amino-acid sequence is MKDRLTLPPESDIKKVLRLDQKKLPSFPQVATKLLEASKDETISLESVSKILETDPGISARVLEIVNSAMYGLARKITTLSEAVVLLGLDEIKKLALGMTIFENMFKKDQAGRFDRLLFWRHSLAVAVLSMEIANEIGYDDPEEAYIAGLLHDVGKIFLDIQGKENYGQFIQDLSVTTDLVIEKERSTIGLGHDDVGAYFCLEWKLPEKLILAVKYHHQPFDHLDLSQDEKALISIVAMANFLCWTQGIGSFDFIRPPILAPEIEQIIDPDQVDIIKCILEMNKEVEKISAFYQFAFPSVSQLQENLLWANLKLSKANTRYYYQEDPLAAIQESPSTGSSHVTFIKIRPYPAGIGEGDSVKS